In a single window of the Streptomyces sp. HUAS ZL42 genome:
- a CDS encoding ABC transporter ATP-binding protein yields MSSRLATETMVRVENVHKSYGHGAAAVQALRGVSFEVPRGELVALKGRSGSGKTTLLNIVGGLDEPDRGRVRVDGLELSELGEDGLLALRRDRIGFVFQSFGLIPILTAAENVGVPLRLRRADPREREERVELLLSLVGLAAHAGQRPGELSGGQQQRVAIARALANSPSLLVADEPTGQLDAETGHAVMELLRAVVRSEHVTALVATHDATLLDLADRVLELGDGEIVER; encoded by the coding sequence ATGAGCAGTCGACTGGCCACCGAGACCATGGTGCGCGTCGAGAACGTCCACAAGTCGTACGGCCATGGAGCCGCCGCCGTGCAGGCCCTGCGCGGAGTCTCCTTCGAGGTGCCCCGCGGGGAGCTGGTCGCCCTCAAAGGGCGCTCGGGGTCCGGCAAGACCACGCTCCTCAACATCGTCGGCGGGCTGGACGAGCCGGACCGGGGGCGGGTCCGGGTCGACGGTCTCGAACTGTCGGAGCTGGGTGAGGACGGTCTCCTGGCGTTGCGCCGGGACCGCATCGGCTTCGTCTTCCAGTCCTTCGGACTCATCCCGATCCTCACGGCCGCCGAGAACGTGGGAGTGCCACTGCGGCTGCGCCGCGCCGACCCACGTGAGCGCGAGGAGCGCGTCGAGCTCCTGCTGTCCCTGGTCGGCCTCGCCGCCCACGCCGGTCAGCGGCCCGGCGAGCTGTCCGGGGGCCAGCAGCAGCGCGTCGCGATCGCCCGTGCCCTCGCCAACAGCCCCTCGCTCCTGGTGGCCGACGAGCCCACCGGCCAGCTGGACGCGGAGACCGGCCACGCCGTCATGGAGCTCCTGAGAGCCGTCGTCCGCAGCGAACACGTCACCGCGCTCGTCGCCACGCACGACGCGACGCTGCTCGACCTGGCCGATCGGGTGCTGGAGCTGGGGGACGGGGAGATAGTCGAGCGCTAG
- a CDS encoding DUF3710 domain-containing protein yields MFGRRKKKGAAEDAAGEAEQVVDSVDTEADEEEGERERVRLEPEPRPDGPWDSSEVREPGEGRVDLGGLFVPGVDGMELRVEVAGDAIVAATVVLRDSAVQLQAFAAPKREGIWGEVREEIATGITQQGGIVDEVEGPLGWELRAQVPVQLPDGTGGFHVVRFVGVDGPRWFLRGVISGQGAVQPQAAGLLEQIFRDTVVVRGEGPMAPRDPIVLKLPNDAQMVPEGVQQEESGSRFSGGMGQLQRGPEITEVR; encoded by the coding sequence GTGTTCGGACGTCGCAAGAAGAAGGGTGCCGCCGAGGACGCGGCCGGCGAGGCCGAGCAGGTCGTCGACAGTGTCGACACTGAGGCGGACGAGGAAGAGGGCGAGCGCGAGCGCGTGAGGCTCGAGCCCGAGCCGCGGCCCGACGGGCCCTGGGACAGCTCGGAGGTGCGCGAGCCCGGCGAGGGCCGTGTGGACCTGGGCGGGCTCTTCGTGCCCGGCGTCGACGGCATGGAGCTGCGGGTGGAGGTCGCGGGCGACGCGATCGTCGCGGCGACCGTCGTGCTGCGCGACAGCGCCGTCCAGCTGCAGGCCTTCGCCGCGCCCAAGCGCGAAGGCATCTGGGGCGAGGTGCGGGAGGAGATCGCCACCGGAATCACCCAGCAGGGCGGCATCGTCGACGAGGTCGAGGGGCCGCTGGGCTGGGAGCTGCGGGCCCAGGTGCCGGTGCAGCTGCCGGACGGCACGGGGGGCTTCCATGTCGTGCGGTTCGTCGGTGTGGACGGTCCCCGCTGGTTCCTGCGTGGTGTGATCTCGGGCCAGGGTGCGGTGCAGCCGCAGGCGGCCGGTCTGCTCGAGCAGATCTTCCGGGACACGGTCGTGGTGCGCGGCGAGGGCCCGATGGCGCCCCGTGACCCGATCGTCCTGAAGCTGCCGAACGACGCACAGATGGTCCCCGAGGGCGTCCAGCAGGAGGAGAGCGGTTCGCGCTTCTCCGGTGGCATGGGGCAGTTGCAGCGCGGGCCGGAGATCACCGAGGTCCGCTGA
- a CDS encoding DUF4193 domain-containing protein yields MATDYDTPRKTDDDVDSDSLEELKARRNDKSASAVDVDEFEAAEGLELPGADLSNEELAVRVLPKQQDEFTCMSCFLVHHRSQLAREKNGQPICRDCD; encoded by the coding sequence ATGGCAACCGATTACGACACCCCACGCAAGACCGACGACGACGTCGACTCGGACAGCCTTGAAGAGCTGAAGGCCCGGCGCAACGACAAGTCGGCCTCCGCGGTCGACGTCGACGAGTTCGAGGCCGCCGAGGGCTTGGAGCTGCCCGGAGCCGACCTCTCCAACGAGGAGCTGGCCGTCCGGGTGCTGCCCAAGCAGCAGGACGAGTTCACCTGCATGAGCTGCTTCCTGGTGCACCACCGCAGCCAGCTGGCCCGGGAGAAGAACGGTCAGCCGATCTGCCGCGACTGCGACTGA
- a CDS encoding DUF3093 domain-containing protein: MQLSATPYEERLTAPRSWWLISFLVGVSMALILLPFGTLPLLAGLVGGTAAAAVVASSYGSIRIRVVGDSLIAGEAKIPVTALGEAEVLDAAEARAWRTYKADTRAFLLLRAYIPTALRVEVTDPADPTPYLYLSTRDPERLAEALKAARATTA; encoded by the coding sequence ATGCAGCTCTCCGCCACCCCCTACGAAGAACGCCTGACCGCCCCGCGCTCCTGGTGGCTGATCTCGTTCCTCGTGGGCGTTTCCATGGCCCTCATCCTGCTCCCCTTCGGCACGCTGCCGCTGCTGGCCGGCCTGGTCGGCGGCACGGCCGCCGCGGCCGTGGTGGCCAGCTCGTACGGCTCGATCCGCATCCGCGTCGTCGGCGACTCCCTGATCGCGGGCGAGGCGAAGATCCCGGTCACGGCCCTCGGCGAGGCGGAGGTGCTCGACGCGGCGGAGGCCCGCGCCTGGCGCACGTACAAGGCCGACACCCGCGCCTTTCTCCTCCTGCGCGCGTACATCCCGACGGCCCTGCGCGTCGAGGTCACCGACCCCGCCGACCCGACTCCTTACCTGTACCTCTCGACCCGTGACCCGGAGCGCCTCGCGGAGGCCCTCAAGGCGGCGCGGGCGACGACGGCGTAG
- the dut gene encoding dUTP diphosphatase, with protein sequence MSRDAVDVLIRRVDPDVPLPTYAHPGDAGADLRTTEGCELKPGERAVLPTGVSIALPEGYAAFVHPRSGLAARCGVALVNAPGTVDAGYRGEIKVIVVNLDPRESVRFERFDRIAQLVVQQVERVRFQEVAELPDSARAEGGFGSTGGHAAVAGTSSTSGQAAESGATGGYRYASVVSDREGQ encoded by the coding sequence GTGAGCCGTGACGCCGTGGACGTTCTGATCCGCCGCGTCGACCCGGACGTACCGCTTCCGACGTACGCGCATCCCGGTGACGCGGGAGCCGATCTGCGGACCACCGAGGGCTGTGAACTGAAGCCGGGCGAGCGGGCCGTGCTGCCCACGGGGGTGTCCATCGCGCTCCCGGAGGGGTACGCGGCCTTCGTGCACCCCCGGTCGGGGCTCGCCGCACGGTGCGGTGTCGCCCTCGTGAATGCCCCGGGGACGGTTGATGCCGGGTACCGTGGAGAGATCAAGGTGATCGTGGTGAATCTCGACCCGCGCGAGTCCGTGCGGTTCGAGCGCTTCGACCGGATTGCCCAACTGGTCGTCCAGCAGGTCGAGAGGGTCCGCTTCCAGGAGGTCGCGGAGCTTCCCGACTCGGCGCGTGCCGAGGGGGGCTTCGGGTCCACCGGCGGGCACGCCGCGGTGGCCGGGACGAGCAGCACAAGCGGTCAGGCCGCCGAGAGCGGCGCAACGGGTGGGTATAGATACGCTTCGGTCGTATCCGACCGGGAAGGACAGTGA
- a CDS encoding PaaI family thioesterase has product MSGTSAALEPPADAVKPVRHSDAPAPGELLGAHYEQCFGCGGEQPHGLLLEARAGEGVTVTAEFTVQPAHQGAPGLAHGGVLATALDETLGSLNWLLRTIAVTGRLETDFVRPVPVGTALYLEAEVTAVSGRKIYSRATGRIGGPEGPVAVRADALFIEVDVDHFVNHGREEEIQAAMSDPDQVRRARAFEVNP; this is encoded by the coding sequence GTGAGTGGTACTTCCGCAGCTCTTGAGCCTCCCGCCGACGCCGTGAAACCGGTGCGGCACTCTGATGCGCCCGCGCCCGGCGAACTCCTCGGTGCCCACTACGAACAGTGCTTCGGGTGTGGTGGCGAGCAGCCGCACGGGCTGCTCCTGGAGGCGCGGGCCGGGGAAGGCGTCACCGTCACCGCCGAGTTCACCGTGCAGCCGGCCCACCAGGGCGCGCCGGGACTCGCGCACGGCGGGGTGCTCGCGACCGCCCTCGACGAGACCCTCGGCTCGCTGAACTGGCTGCTGCGGACGATCGCCGTGACCGGTCGGCTCGAGACGGACTTCGTGCGGCCGGTGCCCGTCGGCACCGCGCTGTACCTCGAGGCCGAGGTGACCGCGGTGTCCGGACGGAAGATCTACTCCCGCGCCACCGGGCGGATCGGCGGTCCCGAAGGACCTGTCGCCGTCCGCGCCGACGCCCTCTTCATCGAGGTCGATGTCGACCACTTCGTCAACCACGGCCGCGAGGAAGAGATCCAGGCGGCCATGAGCGACCCGGACCAGGTCCGGCGCGCCCGCGCCTTCGAGGTGAACCCGTGA